A genomic window from Gemmatimonadota bacterium includes:
- a CDS encoding PBP1A family penicillin-binding protein, translating into MWKKTLEAVGSLARRPYVWMPGLFLAFAALGGAMGSWQNLCATCPSIAQIYDYEPTQTSKVYARGGELIAEFGEEARTPVLIADLPPYVAQAFVAVEDKRFYTHHGLDYVSLPRVAFGVLTGTSGQRGGGSTITQQLARNMFESIGSERRDKWKLIVRKLKEARVAMQLEEVYSKDQILEAYINQINYGQNWLGIQTAARNYFGKNASELTPPEAAMLAAIPKSPTRYSPLNNPEFTIDRRNVVLQLMADQGYLPEADVERYKQEPVPTMRAELDKGIAPYFVEWVRGQLDDRFGVQLYTAGLKIYTTLDANMQRAANLTMERGFVGVEGRPGFRHPRYAEYADSSSLGGSNSPYLQGAFIAMSPETGEVWALIGGRDFRHSKFNRATQARRQAGSSFKPFVYTSAIASRIPASHIIIDAPVVIPQPDTTEWKPKNFTDEFKGPMTLREGLRTSTNMIAIKLGMEVGLETVAQTARRMGIRTEVERYESTAIGAVEVVPLQMAEAYSAFATLGTKAVPFGISRVESATGEVLWELEPERAEVLDQPVARIMVSMMEDAVNRGTGTAIRTTSGLPYDVRVAGKTGTTNDATNTWFIGYTPNLLALVWFGMDLPQTTRPNATGGGDAAPVWGDFAKLVYYGNTDQDADPSFQPMLPIPPEWPMVDGLTTRLVDGKTGKLASQWCPEEDQYTELYLPGTEPTELCDRSGEGLFQRLRIPR; encoded by the coding sequence ATGTGGAAGAAGACGCTCGAGGCCGTCGGAAGCCTCGCTCGCCGCCCCTACGTATGGATGCCTGGTCTCTTCCTGGCCTTTGCGGCCCTGGGAGGAGCCATGGGCTCGTGGCAGAATCTCTGTGCCACCTGCCCCTCCATCGCCCAGATCTACGACTACGAGCCGACCCAGACCAGCAAGGTCTACGCCCGCGGCGGTGAGCTCATCGCCGAGTTCGGCGAGGAGGCCCGCACCCCGGTCCTGATCGCGGATCTCCCACCCTACGTGGCCCAGGCGTTCGTGGCGGTCGAAGACAAGCGCTTCTACACGCATCACGGGCTGGACTACGTCTCACTGCCCCGCGTGGCGTTCGGCGTGCTCACCGGAACATCGGGCCAGCGCGGGGGCGGCAGCACCATCACCCAGCAGCTCGCCCGGAACATGTTCGAGAGCATCGGCTCCGAGCGGCGGGACAAGTGGAAGCTCATTGTCCGCAAGCTGAAGGAAGCGCGGGTGGCCATGCAGCTCGAGGAGGTCTACAGCAAGGACCAGATCCTCGAGGCCTACATCAACCAGATCAACTACGGGCAGAACTGGCTGGGCATCCAGACCGCCGCTCGCAACTACTTCGGCAAGAACGCCTCGGAGCTCACGCCTCCCGAGGCGGCCATGCTCGCGGCCATCCCCAAGAGCCCGACCCGCTACAGCCCACTGAACAACCCCGAGTTCACCATCGATCGCCGCAACGTCGTGCTGCAGCTGATGGCGGATCAGGGCTACCTGCCCGAGGCGGACGTGGAACGCTACAAGCAGGAGCCCGTCCCGACCATGCGAGCCGAGCTGGACAAGGGGATCGCACCCTACTTCGTGGAGTGGGTCCGGGGCCAACTGGACGACCGCTTCGGCGTGCAGCTCTACACGGCGGGACTCAAGATCTACACGACGCTGGACGCCAACATGCAACGGGCCGCCAACCTGACCATGGAACGCGGCTTCGTGGGCGTGGAAGGCCGACCGGGATTCCGTCATCCCCGCTACGCGGAGTATGCCGATTCCTCCTCGCTGGGCGGCTCCAACAGCCCATACCTCCAGGGGGCCTTCATCGCCATGAGTCCGGAGACCGGCGAGGTCTGGGCCTTGATCGGGGGGCGGGACTTCCGTCATTCCAAGTTCAATCGGGCAACCCAGGCCCGCCGCCAGGCCGGGTCGTCGTTCAAGCCCTTTGTCTACACGTCCGCCATCGCCAGCCGCATCCCGGCTTCACACATCATCATCGACGCACCGGTCGTCATCCCGCAGCCCGATACCACCGAGTGGAAGCCCAAGAACTTCACGGACGAGTTCAAAGGGCCCATGACGTTGCGCGAGGGCCTACGCACCTCCACCAACATGATCGCCATCAAGTTGGGCATGGAAGTTGGCCTGGAGACGGTGGCGCAGACCGCGCGACGCATGGGGATTCGCACCGAGGTGGAGCGCTACGAGTCGACCGCCATCGGCGCGGTGGAGGTGGTCCCGCTCCAGATGGCCGAGGCCTATAGCGCGTTCGCTACCCTCGGCACCAAGGCCGTGCCCTTCGGCATCAGCCGGGTGGAGAGCGCGACGGGTGAGGTACTGTGGGAGTTGGAGCCGGAGCGCGCCGAGGTGCTGGACCAGCCCGTTGCGCGCATCATGGTCTCCATGATGGAGGACGCCGTGAACCGGGGGACGGGCACGGCCATCCGCACCACCTCGGGCCTTCCCTACGACGTGCGCGTGGCCGGCAAGACCGGGACCACGAACGACGCCACCAACACCTGGTTCATCGGCTACACGCCCAACCTTCTGGCCCTGGTATGGTTCGGTATGGACCTACCCCAGACCACGCGGCCCAATGCAACGGGCGGCGGAGACGCGGCCCCGGTCTGGGGCGACTTCGCCAAGCTCGTCTACTACGGGAACACGGACCAGGACGCCGATCCCTCGTTCCAACCGATGCTGCCCATTCCTCCGGAGTGGCCGATGGTGGATGGACTGACCACGCGGCTGGTGGACGGGAAGACCGGGAAGCTCGCGTCCCAATGGTGTCCGGAAGAAGACCAGTACACCGAGCTCTACCTTCCCGGCACGGAGCCCACCGAGCTCTGCGACCGCTCCGGCGAGGGTCTGTTCCAACGTCTGCGGATTCCCCGGTAG
- a CDS encoding cupin domain-containing protein: MKGRPRRVEKPWGHELIWAETDQYVGKILQINAGEALSLQYHEVKDETLYLLEGVLRFYAGPVGGEVEEVLLETGDNFRVRPHTVHRMVAVTDCTMLEASTAHLDDVVRLEDRYGRAVPSEAG, translated from the coding sequence ATGAAGGGACGACCGCGACGGGTCGAGAAGCCGTGGGGTCACGAGCTCATCTGGGCCGAAACGGACCAGTACGTGGGCAAGATCCTGCAGATCAACGCCGGGGAGGCCCTCTCCCTCCAGTACCATGAGGTCAAGGACGAGACCCTCTACCTCCTGGAGGGGGTGCTCAGGTTCTACGCCGGTCCCGTGGGCGGCGAGGTCGAAGAGGTCCTCCTCGAGACGGGCGACAACTTCCGCGTTCGGCCCCACACCGTGCACCGGATGGTTGCCGTCACGGACTGCACGATGCTGGAAGCGTCGACCGCACATCTGGACGACGTCGTCCGGCTCGAGGATCGCTATGGACGGGCGGTGCCGTCGGAGGCGGGTTGA
- the folK gene encoding 2-amino-4-hydroxy-6-hydroxymethyldihydropteridine diphosphokinase: MTKVAFALGSNVGDRRALLARAARWLSDHLRGAQVSSLYETEPVGDVDQGAFLNAVVVGETDAPPPELARWIRHLECEAGRVRRVRWGPRTLDVDLILLGARVEESAGLRIPHPRWKQRSFVLAPLAEVAPAWTDPESGLPVSRLYEALDPALRTPCNRIADPEWSEAVRC; encoded by the coding sequence TTGACGAAGGTCGCGTTCGCGCTCGGGTCGAACGTGGGGGACAGGCGCGCGCTGCTCGCGCGCGCGGCCCGCTGGCTCTCGGATCACCTGCGCGGGGCCCAGGTTTCGTCTCTGTATGAGACGGAGCCGGTCGGGGACGTGGACCAAGGTGCGTTCCTCAACGCTGTGGTCGTGGGTGAGACGGACGCGCCCCCCCCCGAGCTGGCTCGCTGGATCCGGCACCTGGAGTGCGAAGCGGGTCGGGTTCGCCGCGTGCGCTGGGGTCCCCGCACGCTGGACGTGGACCTGATCCTGCTGGGCGCTCGCGTCGAGGAGAGCGCGGGGCTCCGGATTCCCCATCCCCGCTGGAAGCAGCGCAGCTTCGTGCTCGCGCCCTTGGCCGAGGTGGCCCCCGCATGGACCGATCCCGAATCCGGACTTCCCGTATCCCGGCTTTACGAGGCGCTGGACCCGGCGCTCCGCACGCCGTGCAACCGGATCGCCGATCCGGAATGGTCGGAGGCGGTACGATGCTGA
- a CDS encoding DUF6782 family putative metallopeptidase — protein sequence MLSLVAGLLLAGCAQSADMADTTWVDSTDPALARMAGELLPQLADKAGLALKRPVRVEWRSKEELERYLRVKVDEELPAERAESLSRAYSLLGLFHQPVDLRALLLDVHLEQVAGFYDPDSTALFVMREQPEEMTRTILVHELVHAIQDQTTSLDSITARERGSDRQTAAQSAIEGHATLVMLEFMAEGMSGNRVDLSQVPDFANRIRPMLEAARSQYPALARAPRVIQESLLYPYLAGAGFVQALWMARGARPAPFGADLPESTEQIEDPSRFLGAQRDQPTSLFLAAESGEARLTDELGQLGTRIFLEEHLGAEAGRRAVGWDGDRFVLWRDGSEEGLEWAVVWDDAESRDAFVSAVAGAGWSVESEDVGGRALSVLWVGPRRVHRIEVGAR from the coding sequence ATGCTGAGCCTGGTGGCCGGCCTGTTGCTGGCCGGATGCGCGCAAAGCGCAGACATGGCCGACACGACCTGGGTGGATTCGACGGATCCTGCCTTGGCCCGGATGGCCGGAGAACTCCTGCCACAGTTGGCCGACAAGGCGGGCCTGGCCCTCAAGCGGCCGGTCCGTGTCGAGTGGCGGAGCAAAGAGGAACTGGAGCGCTACCTCCGCGTGAAGGTCGATGAGGAGTTGCCGGCGGAGCGCGCCGAGTCCCTCTCCCGTGCGTACAGCTTGCTCGGCCTGTTCCATCAGCCGGTCGACCTGCGAGCGCTGCTCCTGGATGTGCATCTGGAGCAGGTGGCGGGGTTCTACGATCCCGATTCCACGGCGCTGTTCGTCATGCGGGAGCAGCCGGAAGAGATGACACGCACGATCCTCGTGCATGAGCTCGTCCATGCCATCCAGGATCAGACCACTTCACTGGACTCCATCACGGCGCGGGAACGCGGGTCCGACCGGCAGACTGCGGCGCAATCGGCCATCGAGGGGCACGCCACCCTTGTCATGCTCGAGTTCATGGCCGAGGGGATGAGCGGTAACCGGGTGGACCTCTCCCAGGTGCCCGACTTCGCCAATCGTATCCGACCGATGCTGGAAGCGGCCCGCAGTCAGTATCCCGCCCTGGCCCGGGCGCCACGCGTGATCCAGGAGTCGTTGCTCTACCCCTACCTGGCGGGGGCGGGCTTCGTCCAGGCGCTGTGGATGGCCCGAGGTGCACGGCCCGCCCCCTTCGGCGCCGACCTCCCGGAATCGACGGAGCAGATCGAAGATCCCTCCCGATTCCTGGGCGCCCAACGGGATCAGCCGACCTCTCTCTTCCTCGCAGCGGAGAGCGGTGAAGCGCGGCTGACGGATGAGCTTGGTCAGCTGGGCACCCGCATCTTCCTGGAGGAGCACCTCGGCGCCGAGGCCGGGCGCCGGGCGGTCGGGTGGGACGGCGATCGCTTCGTGCTGTGGCGCGACGGAAGCGAAGAGGGCCTCGAGTGGGCGGTGGTGTGGGACGACGCCGAGTCCCGCGATGCCTTCGTCTCCGCTGTGGCCGGAGCGGGATGGTCGGTCGAGTCCGAAGACGTCGGGGGGCGCGCGCTCTCCGTTCTGTGGGTCGGTCCTCGGAGGGTCCATCGCATCGAAGTGGGTGCCCGGTGA
- the aroB gene encoding 3-dehydroquinate synthase has translation MSPPRGVQVRSLGQDTDYWIHIEPGAALELGGVLGSLRPEGRVAIIADRTVAGLHAPAVRAGLGRPSDLYVFDPGEASKSVETWASLSESLLADHHDRGSVVVALGGGVTGDLAGFVAATLMRGVPVVQVPTTLLAMIDASVGGKTGVNTLQGKNLLGAFHAPAAVVIDPRLLETLPVGLRAQGLVEAVKHGAIRSVAHLERIEDAMDALLAAEPEVTAAVVAESVALKAEVVSADEREHGLRAILNFGHTLGHALEHLSGYRMGHGEAVAQGMVLEARLGEAIGVSDPGTAERLAGALRRLGLPIDGRLRYAAESVVARTRIDKKGRAGRARYVLLARPGMVAPAEGWLHDVPEERVVETLQVQR, from the coding sequence GTGAGCCCACCTCGGGGAGTGCAGGTTCGCTCGCTGGGGCAGGACACCGACTACTGGATCCACATCGAGCCGGGTGCAGCGCTGGAGCTCGGCGGCGTGCTCGGCTCTCTGCGTCCCGAAGGGCGCGTTGCCATCATCGCGGATCGCACGGTGGCCGGATTGCACGCACCGGCCGTGCGGGCCGGCCTGGGGCGCCCGTCGGACCTGTACGTGTTCGATCCCGGAGAAGCCTCGAAGAGCGTCGAGACCTGGGCCTCGCTGAGCGAATCGTTGCTCGCGGACCACCACGACCGCGGGTCCGTGGTGGTCGCGCTCGGTGGGGGCGTCACGGGGGATCTCGCCGGCTTCGTGGCGGCTACGCTCATGCGTGGGGTTCCGGTCGTGCAGGTCCCCACGACGCTGCTCGCGATGATCGACGCGTCGGTCGGAGGGAAGACCGGCGTCAACACCCTGCAGGGCAAGAACCTGCTCGGGGCGTTCCATGCCCCCGCCGCGGTGGTCATCGATCCGCGATTGCTGGAGACGCTTCCGGTCGGCTTGCGGGCACAGGGCCTGGTCGAAGCGGTCAAGCACGGAGCGATTCGTAGCGTGGCCCACCTGGAGCGCATCGAAGATGCGATGGACGCGCTGTTGGCAGCCGAGCCCGAGGTGACGGCCGCTGTGGTCGCCGAGTCGGTGGCCCTGAAGGCGGAGGTTGTGTCCGCAGACGAGCGAGAGCACGGGCTGCGCGCCATTCTCAACTTCGGGCATACCCTCGGCCATGCCCTCGAGCACCTCTCGGGGTACCGGATGGGTCACGGCGAGGCGGTCGCGCAGGGGATGGTCTTGGAGGCACGTCTCGGTGAAGCGATCGGGGTTTCCGACCCAGGCACCGCGGAGCGGCTGGCGGGTGCGCTCCGTCGCCTGGGGCTGCCGATCGATGGGCGCCTTCGGTATGCGGCGGAGTCGGTCGTGGCCCGCACGCGCATCGACAAGAAGGGCCGTGCCGGCCGTGCGCGCTATGTGCTTCTCGCCCGCCCTGGGATGGTGGCCCCCGCGGAGGGCTGGCTGCACGATGTCCCTGAAGAGCGCGTGGTCGAAACCCTCCAGGTGCAGAGGTGA
- a CDS encoding class I adenylate-forming enzyme family protein, which translates to MALLESVADLTVAAALASRATSSPEDPFLVFGNDVLTYGQVEMRAEALAASLAEFGVRSGDRVALVLPAWPEYVISLFAVAKLGAIVVPLNPRIVAPELQFVLRQSQAACAVVVETLDDVDYLELFEDLLPRLPDLRRVVTVGKEDLWYDDRIFQFEDALSAGAGRDFDAPAVDPLEHTFALLYTSGTMGKAKAVELSHSSLLAVAATTVRALGLDAYDRVIGVTGLFHAFGIGPGLLGTVLAGAAMVLQESPAVGETLDLIERHGVTVHYGVPPLLRAELDEQRRRPRVVSSLRTGLVSGAALGAELLGALRSELCPGLEVAYTVTETAATVTMTVPGDPGEKRRHTVGRPLPGTELRVLGPDGTPLPGESVGEIAVRGPGRMKGYYRQPRLTADHLDPDGFVRTGDLGLLDEEGYLHLVGRRRDVIIHDGLSVYPLEVESRILDHPAVHSTAVVGVPDRVRGEAIHACVVPEEGAIVTPEEIRDWCAVTLAAYKIPDAVTFLEALPLTGTGKVRRQELARQLSAGTTRSADLEA; encoded by the coding sequence ATGGCGCTGCTCGAAAGCGTCGCTGATTTGACCGTGGCCGCGGCCCTTGCGAGCCGGGCCACCAGCAGCCCCGAAGACCCCTTCCTCGTCTTCGGGAACGACGTGCTGACGTACGGCCAGGTGGAGATGCGCGCCGAGGCGCTGGCCGCTTCGCTCGCTGAGTTCGGCGTACGCAGCGGGGACCGCGTCGCGCTCGTCCTCCCCGCCTGGCCCGAGTATGTCATCTCGCTGTTCGCGGTGGCCAAGTTGGGTGCGATCGTCGTGCCCCTCAATCCGCGGATCGTCGCCCCCGAGCTCCAGTTCGTGCTGCGACAATCGCAAGCGGCCTGCGCCGTGGTGGTCGAGACCCTGGACGACGTCGACTACCTCGAACTCTTCGAAGACCTCCTTCCTCGTCTCCCCGACCTGCGCCGCGTGGTGACGGTGGGCAAGGAGGACCTCTGGTACGACGACCGCATCTTCCAGTTCGAGGACGCGCTGTCCGCGGGCGCGGGTCGGGATTTCGACGCGCCGGCGGTGGACCCCCTCGAGCACACGTTTGCCCTTCTCTACACGTCGGGCACGATGGGGAAGGCCAAGGCGGTGGAGCTTTCCCATTCGAGCCTGTTGGCGGTGGCTGCCACCACCGTTCGAGCCTTGGGGCTGGATGCCTACGACCGCGTCATCGGAGTGACCGGGTTGTTCCACGCGTTCGGGATCGGACCCGGTCTCCTGGGGACCGTGCTGGCCGGCGCCGCCATGGTTCTGCAGGAGAGCCCGGCGGTGGGTGAGACCCTCGACCTCATCGAGCGGCACGGCGTGACGGTCCACTACGGCGTGCCCCCGCTGCTCCGTGCGGAACTCGATGAGCAACGCCGGCGCCCCCGGGTGGTTTCATCGCTGCGGACCGGTCTGGTTTCGGGCGCCGCCCTCGGGGCCGAACTGCTCGGCGCCCTGCGGTCGGAGCTGTGCCCGGGACTCGAGGTGGCCTATACCGTCACGGAGACCGCCGCCACGGTCACCATGACCGTCCCCGGAGATCCGGGAGAGAAGCGGCGGCACACGGTCGGACGACCGTTGCCGGGGACCGAGCTGCGGGTGCTGGGCCCGGACGGCACCCCGCTCCCCGGTGAGAGCGTCGGGGAGATTGCGGTGCGCGGTCCCGGACGGATGAAAGGCTACTACCGACAGCCGAGGCTGACCGCCGACCACCTGGATCCCGACGGCTTCGTCCGCACCGGGGACCTCGGTCTCCTCGACGAGGAGGGCTATCTCCATTTGGTGGGCCGTCGTCGGGACGTTATCATTCACGACGGCTTGAGTGTGTACCCCCTGGAGGTGGAGTCCCGTATCCTGGACCACCCCGCGGTGCATTCGACGGCCGTGGTCGGCGTTCCGGACCGGGTTCGGGGCGAGGCCATCCATGCGTGCGTCGTGCCGGAGGAAGGTGCGATCGTCACGCCGGAGGAGATCCGCGACTGGTGTGCCGTCACGTTGGCGGCCTACAAGATCCCAGACGCGGTGACGTTCCTCGAAGCTTTGCCCCTGACAGGAACAGGCAAGGTACGGCGCCAGGAACTCGCCCGGCAGCTTTCTGCCGGCACGACCCGGAGCGCCGATTTGGAGGCGTGA
- a CDS encoding NYN domain-containing protein, producing the protein MNNPFHRAPHVGGSLTAVPDRGHNAALLIDFDNVTMGIRSDLSRELKALLNSEIIRGKVAVQRAYADWRRYPQYIVPLSEASIDLIFAPAYGSSKKNATDIRLAIDALELVFIRPEIYTFILLSGDSDFSSLVLKLKEYGKYVIGVGLQESSSDILVQNCDEYYSYSTITGLTKTTDAERVAFDPWVLVEKAVERMVERSDVMRSDRLKQVMVELDPSFEERKFGFAKFSKFLAEAAGKGLLDLKKLDNGQYDVAPGRKKRAGKRTRRSVRASAEEPATTEREPTEAEQELQEPEAVETEARPDTLDRAYSLLREAMEELREAGRHPARDSDVKRRLLQLRSSFDEGELGFPKFSKFLKQAHEDRIVRIERLENGQFEVSLPGGARSERGSQGGGESREKRRKAEDGGEDGARRGRGGRRGRGAQETEEPESSDRSERKRGRRRSGGDVGEATDASPPRSRARGGSRRRDDEREAEEPSERHQAEPAQEDVAAAPSASVTTLLAPEEPQVTRTPREEPQVTPTPREEPRVTPTPREEPVTVAAPPAERTRTEEAPVAAGSKAGGLTPRSQKRVRGREGPPPLLEGQVVRVPGKDGGAGNGAEAE; encoded by the coding sequence ATGAACAACCCATTCCATCGAGCCCCGCACGTCGGCGGCTCGCTCACCGCCGTGCCCGATCGGGGACACAACGCGGCGCTCCTGATCGACTTCGACAACGTGACCATGGGGATCCGCAGCGATCTCTCACGGGAGCTCAAGGCGCTCCTGAACTCGGAGATCATCCGGGGCAAGGTCGCGGTGCAACGCGCCTACGCCGACTGGCGGCGCTACCCGCAGTACATCGTGCCGCTCTCGGAGGCCTCGATCGACCTGATCTTCGCCCCCGCCTACGGCAGCTCCAAGAAGAACGCCACGGACATCCGTCTGGCCATCGACGCACTCGAGTTGGTTTTCATCCGACCGGAGATCTACACCTTCATCCTGCTCTCCGGTGACAGCGACTTTTCCAGTCTCGTGCTCAAGCTGAAGGAGTACGGGAAGTACGTCATCGGAGTCGGGCTGCAGGAGTCCAGCTCGGACATCCTCGTGCAAAACTGCGACGAGTACTACTCGTACAGCACGATCACCGGCCTGACCAAGACCACCGACGCCGAGCGCGTGGCCTTCGATCCCTGGGTGCTGGTGGAGAAGGCAGTCGAGCGCATGGTGGAGCGCTCGGACGTCATGCGCTCCGATCGCCTGAAGCAGGTGATGGTCGAACTCGATCCGAGCTTTGAGGAGCGCAAGTTCGGCTTCGCCAAGTTCTCCAAGTTCCTCGCCGAGGCGGCAGGAAAGGGTCTGCTCGACCTGAAGAAGCTCGACAACGGCCAGTACGATGTGGCGCCTGGGCGGAAGAAGCGTGCGGGCAAGCGGACCCGCCGATCCGTGCGCGCCAGCGCCGAAGAGCCGGCTACCACCGAGCGAGAGCCTACGGAGGCCGAACAGGAGCTGCAGGAGCCCGAGGCCGTGGAGACGGAGGCGCGACCCGACACGCTGGATCGCGCATACAGTCTGCTCCGCGAGGCGATGGAGGAGTTGCGCGAGGCCGGTCGACATCCGGCTCGTGACTCCGACGTGAAACGTCGACTGCTGCAACTCCGTTCGTCGTTCGATGAAGGCGAGCTGGGTTTTCCGAAGTTCAGCAAGTTCCTGAAGCAGGCCCACGAGGATCGCATCGTACGGATCGAGCGCCTGGAGAACGGCCAGTTCGAGGTGAGCTTGCCGGGCGGCGCGCGCAGCGAACGAGGCAGTCAGGGGGGCGGCGAGTCGCGCGAGAAGCGACGCAAGGCCGAGGATGGGGGCGAGGACGGCGCGCGTCGGGGACGCGGTGGGCGCCGGGGCCGTGGCGCCCAGGAAACGGAGGAGCCCGAGTCCAGCGATCGGTCGGAGCGCAAGCGGGGGCGCCGACGGTCCGGTGGGGATGTGGGCGAGGCGACCGATGCGTCTCCACCTCGGTCCCGCGCCAGGGGAGGGTCCCGCCGAAGGGACGACGAGCGAGAGGCTGAGGAGCCCTCGGAGCGGCATCAGGCCGAGCCGGCTCAAGAGGACGTGGCGGCGGCTCCCTCCGCCAGCGTGACGACGCTGCTCGCGCCCGAGGAGCCGCAGGTCACCCGGACGCCCCGCGAGGAACCGCAGGTCACGCCGACGCCCCGCGAAGAGCCGCGGGTCACGCCGACGCCCCGCGAGGAGCCGGTGACGGTGGCAGCCCCGCCTGCGGAGCGGACCCGGACCGAGGAGGCTCCGGTCGCCGCCGGCTCCAAGGCCGGCGGCCTCACGCCCCGTTCCCAGAAGCGCGTACGCGGCCGGGAAGGTCCGCCTCCGCTCCTGGAGGGCCAGGTCGTGAGGGTCCCGGGCAAGGATGGCGGTGCCGGCAACGGCGCAGAGGCGGAGTAA
- a CDS encoding DNA-3-methyladenine glycosylase, which yields MRGPIDAAARALLGAVLLSEVDGIRTAGVVVETEAYIGVHDPASHAAARIGRTRRNDSMFGPAGTAYVYRSHGIHDCVNVVGGPVGQPLAVLIRALHPLEGLDRMAARRGRAHDLCSGPGRLCQALHIRGSLDGHDLGSPPLRLLQGWTVPASCVGTSGRVGVSRAADWPLRFFVRGESSVSRGRVRPPRRGTSFRRALLESVAVAGSAVDPSPETLER from the coding sequence TTGAGGGGCCCCATCGACGCGGCGGCTCGCGCGTTGCTCGGTGCGGTGTTGCTCTCCGAAGTGGATGGCATCCGCACCGCCGGAGTGGTGGTGGAGACGGAGGCCTACATCGGCGTCCACGATCCGGCTTCCCACGCGGCCGCGCGCATCGGACGCACGCGCCGCAACGACTCCATGTTCGGGCCGGCGGGGACGGCGTACGTCTATCGCTCCCACGGGATCCACGATTGCGTCAACGTGGTCGGTGGTCCGGTCGGGCAACCACTCGCCGTACTGATCCGAGCCTTGCACCCCCTGGAAGGGCTCGACCGGATGGCAGCTCGCCGAGGGCGGGCCCACGATCTATGCTCGGGTCCCGGCCGGCTTTGCCAAGCTCTGCACATCCGTGGTAGCCTGGACGGTCACGATCTCGGCTCACCGCCTCTGCGCCTCCTGCAGGGGTGGACGGTGCCCGCCTCCTGCGTGGGTACCTCGGGCCGGGTCGGTGTCTCGCGGGCGGCCGACTGGCCCTTGCGATTCTTCGTGCGGGGGGAGTCGTCCGTCTCGCGTGGGCGGGTCCGACCTCCCCGGCGAGGAACCTCCTTCCGGAGGGCCCTCCTCGAGTCCGTGGCGGTCGCGGGCTCTGCGGTGGACCCCTCCCCTGAGACGCTGGAGCGGTGA